A window of Pseudodesulfovibrio hydrargyri contains these coding sequences:
- a CDS encoding TRAP transporter large permease, whose amino-acid sequence MDPITTGILGTLLLLVSIFLFRIPVAFAMGIIGFSGFAYVLNWNAATGMLGTELWNVFSNYGLTVIPLFILMGQICFYSGVNERLYKSAYAWMGQIRGGIAMTTVLACAGFAAICGSNSATAATMSTVALPEMRKFKYNPILSTGSVAAGATLGVVIPPSVVLIIIGLQTSQSIAQLFVGGMVPGVLLTALFLGTIWYLCRRHPDWGPAGPKTTFAEKLRSLPGSIEMVTLFFLVMGGLFMGLFTPTEAGAAGAALALVIATVSGKMSVEKFRLAVSDTLKISSMIMVIMLGAVIFGRFLAITRLPFEAADWVAGLPIPPVVIIMVICLIYVIGGMVMDALALLLVTIPIFFPVVTAMGYDPVWFGVLITVVTTLGAITPPVGVNLFIVASMAHDVTMTDAFKGVAYFVAAYVVCVALMLVVPQLVTFLPSLM is encoded by the coding sequence ATGGACCCGATCACCACAGGCATCCTCGGCACCCTCCTGCTGCTGGTCTCCATCTTCCTGTTCCGCATCCCCGTGGCCTTTGCCATGGGCATCATCGGTTTTTCCGGCTTCGCCTACGTGCTCAACTGGAACGCGGCCACCGGCATGCTCGGCACCGAGCTTTGGAACGTCTTCTCCAATTACGGACTGACCGTCATCCCCCTGTTCATCCTCATGGGTCAGATCTGCTTCTACTCGGGCGTGAACGAGCGGCTGTACAAGTCCGCCTACGCCTGGATGGGCCAGATCCGGGGCGGCATCGCCATGACCACGGTCCTGGCCTGCGCCGGATTCGCGGCCATCTGCGGGTCCAACTCGGCCACGGCCGCGACCATGTCCACCGTGGCCCTGCCCGAGATGCGCAAATTCAAGTACAATCCGATCCTGTCCACGGGCTCGGTGGCCGCGGGCGCGACGCTCGGCGTGGTCATCCCGCCGTCCGTGGTCCTGATCATCATCGGGTTGCAGACCAGCCAGTCCATCGCCCAGCTGTTCGTGGGCGGCATGGTCCCCGGCGTGCTGCTGACCGCGCTGTTCCTGGGGACCATCTGGTACCTCTGCCGACGCCACCCGGACTGGGGCCCGGCCGGTCCCAAAACCACCTTTGCCGAAAAGCTGCGCTCCCTGCCCGGCTCCATCGAGATGGTCACCCTGTTCTTCCTGGTCATGGGCGGCCTGTTCATGGGCTTGTTCACCCCCACCGAGGCGGGCGCGGCGGGCGCGGCCCTGGCTCTGGTCATCGCCACCGTCTCGGGCAAGATGAGCGTGGAGAAGTTCCGCCTGGCCGTCAGCGACACCCTGAAAATCTCCTCCATGATCATGGTCATCATGCTCGGCGCGGTCATCTTCGGCCGCTTCCTGGCCATCACCCGGCTGCCCTTCGAGGCCGCCGACTGGGTGGCCGGTCTGCCCATCCCGCCGGTGGTCATCATCATGGTCATCTGCCTGATCTACGTGATCGGCGGCATGGTCATGGACGCCCTGGCCCTGCTGCTGGTGACCATCCCCATCTTCTTCCCGGTGGTCACGGCCATGGGCTACGACCCGGTCTGGTTCGGCGTGCTCATCACCGTGGTCACCACGCTGGGCGCCATCACCCCGCCGGTGGGCGTCAACCTGTTCATCGTCGCCTCCATGGCGCACGACGTCACCATGACCGACGCTTTTAAGGGGGTTGCGTATTTTGTGGCCGCCTATGTTGTTTGTGTGGCGCTGATGCTTGTGGTCCCTCAGTTGGTGACGTTCCTACCAAGCCTCATGTAA
- a CDS encoding molybdopterin-binding protein translates to MSSDLRDTIFKSLEGDSFTATVFLSGEGVVCGVDSACDTLTALDCTILFARRDGDIVDPQSPVLVFSGSAKAVAIAEDTAIGCITKTTGIARASARAMDLANRHSGGRVRVVSGAIKKIPGGIKPIVRRAVHMGGCSGRIVDGPFIYLDKNYVRMFGSVSATIDGVAHMRGYTRVIQIRGQIEPLETETRAALERGVELLMVDTGHVEDLDRVSAMVREAGKRDAVTIAFSGNVTHEDIPELCSHDLDIIGMGRSIMDAPMADCSMDVTPRGAAKGAEKKPGDGMELNLLQKTELRINGITLDSANLTDIATAVAQCLSLPEDKVLVIDVRPGQLALDILVPTIRADQFFGKEKTLLALLAAMPGVSLDRDACMHSEGILGAISLDEERVPEVLARTSSMGTALSARKKGRVRIFPTGFELIERRIEDTNTPYLVKLFSQAGFMADAGDSLPDNKDALAAAIAAAAEECSLVVTTGGVGAEDKDFSVEAIESVDPLAATPYLVRFTRGEGRHVKDGIRLAVGEKDGCIMVALPGPHDEVRLLAPILLRGIKERQDIHVLAETLASRLRGKLRGMHAAHKHHPQHARGGHGY, encoded by the coding sequence ATGTCCTCGGACCTGCGGGATACTATTTTCAAGAGCCTTGAGGGTGACTCGTTCACGGCGACCGTCTTCCTTTCGGGAGAAGGCGTCGTATGCGGTGTGGACTCTGCATGCGACACCCTCACGGCCCTTGACTGCACCATACTATTCGCCCGCAGGGACGGGGACATCGTCGACCCCCAATCGCCCGTTCTGGTCTTTTCCGGCTCGGCCAAGGCCGTGGCCATCGCGGAAGACACGGCCATCGGGTGCATCACCAAGACCACGGGCATCGCCCGGGCCTCGGCCCGGGCCATGGACCTGGCCAACCGGCATTCCGGCGGACGGGTCAGGGTCGTGTCCGGCGCGATCAAGAAGATACCGGGCGGAATCAAACCCATAGTTCGGCGCGCCGTGCATATGGGCGGGTGTTCGGGACGCATCGTGGACGGCCCGTTCATATACCTTGATAAGAATTACGTGAGGATGTTCGGCTCGGTCTCCGCCACCATCGACGGGGTGGCCCACATGCGGGGCTACACGCGGGTCATCCAGATACGCGGCCAGATCGAGCCGCTGGAGACCGAAACGCGCGCGGCCCTGGAAAGGGGCGTGGAGCTCCTGATGGTCGATACCGGCCACGTCGAGGATCTCGACCGGGTCTCGGCCATGGTTCGGGAGGCGGGCAAACGCGACGCCGTGACCATCGCCTTTTCGGGCAACGTGACCCACGAGGACATCCCCGAGCTCTGCTCGCACGATCTCGACATCATCGGCATGGGCCGCTCGATCATGGACGCCCCCATGGCCGATTGCTCCATGGACGTCACCCCGCGCGGGGCGGCGAAAGGGGCGGAGAAGAAGCCAGGCGACGGCATGGAACTCAACCTGCTGCAGAAGACGGAGTTGCGCATCAACGGCATCACCCTGGACTCGGCGAACCTCACGGACATCGCCACGGCCGTGGCGCAATGCCTCTCCCTGCCCGAGGACAAGGTCCTGGTCATCGACGTGCGCCCCGGGCAGCTGGCCCTCGACATCCTCGTGCCCACCATCAGGGCGGATCAATTTTTCGGCAAGGAGAAGACCTTGCTCGCCCTTCTGGCCGCCATGCCCGGCGTTTCCCTTGACCGGGACGCGTGCATGCATTCCGAAGGCATTCTCGGGGCCATCAGCCTGGACGAGGAACGCGTTCCCGAAGTCCTGGCCCGAACGTCGAGCATGGGAACGGCCCTCTCGGCCCGCAAGAAGGGCCGGGTGCGCATTTTCCCCACCGGATTCGAGCTGATAGAACGCCGGATCGAAGACACCAATACCCCGTACCTGGTGAAACTCTTTTCCCAGGCAGGGTTCATGGCGGATGCGGGCGACAGCCTGCCCGACAACAAGGATGCGCTCGCCGCGGCCATAGCCGCGGCGGCCGAAGAGTGTTCCCTGGTGGTCACCACCGGAGGAGTAGGGGCGGAAGACAAGGATTTCAGCGTGGAAGCCATCGAGAGCGTGGACCCTCTCGCGGCGACCCCGTACCTGGTACGTTTCACCCGAGGCGAAGGCCGCCACGTAAAGGACGGAATCCGCCTGGCGGTCGGCGAAAAGGACGGCTGCATCATGGTGGCCCTGCCCGGCCCGCATGACGAAGTCCGTCTTCTCGCCCCCATTCTTCTTCGAGGCATCAAGGAACGGCAGGACATCCACGTTCTTGCGGAAACGCTGGCCTCGCGCCTGCGCGGCAAGCTGCGCGGCATGCATGCGGCCCATAAACACCACCCCCAACATGCCCGCGGCGGGCACGGCTACTGA
- a CDS encoding YdbL family protein, which produces MRNKTRLVLIFTLVLGLTASAALAESLKDRFIARKPAVAALLADGTVGENNQGFLEFRGAKKQADVVAAENKDRATVYAAIAKKANTTPALVGQRRASKVAQQAQPGTWLQNPDGTWYKK; this is translated from the coding sequence ATGCGCAATAAGACACGACTCGTCCTCATATTCACCCTTGTCCTCGGGCTGACGGCGAGCGCCGCCCTGGCCGAATCCCTCAAGGACCGGTTCATCGCCCGCAAGCCCGCCGTGGCCGCGCTGCTGGCCGACGGCACCGTGGGCGAGAACAACCAGGGCTTCCTCGAATTCCGGGGAGCGAAGAAACAGGCCGACGTGGTGGCCGCCGAGAACAAGGACCGGGCCACGGTCTACGCGGCCATCGCCAAGAAGGCCAACACCACCCCGGCCCTGGTGGGCCAGCGCCGCGCGTCCAAGGTGGCCCAGCAGGCCCAGCCCGGCACCTGGCTGCAAAACCCCGACGGCACCTGGTACAAAAAATAA
- a CDS encoding RluA family pseudouridine synthase — MPETQFVIVTRAESGQKLLQFLERRLTGDVPRSAIQKWIRTGQVRVDKGRKKPFDRIEAGQTVRIPPYTPGEGKQVSEAGGLKVAYEDADLLAVAKPAGLAAHGGDGVTDSVTARLRALYRDAAFMPTLAHRLDRDTSGLLLAAKSYEALRELNDLFASNGVAKVYLAWVEGRWDEPDGALLEDVMKKRGAPGHEKVRTGSGKTALARVSALTVGRERSLLAVRLLTGRTHQIRVQLASRGHPVAGDRKYGEDGQRASRTNMRLHCYALRAGERTISLKPAWTGGWEVDREALREALGLLFD, encoded by the coding sequence ATGCCGGAAACACAATTCGTTATCGTCACGCGGGCCGAGTCAGGCCAGAAGCTGTTGCAGTTCCTGGAACGGCGGCTGACCGGCGACGTGCCGCGCTCGGCCATCCAGAAATGGATCCGCACGGGCCAGGTGCGCGTGGACAAGGGCCGCAAGAAGCCTTTTGACCGCATCGAGGCCGGGCAGACCGTGCGCATTCCGCCGTACACGCCGGGCGAGGGCAAACAGGTGTCGGAAGCGGGCGGCCTGAAGGTGGCCTATGAGGACGCGGATTTGCTGGCCGTGGCCAAGCCCGCCGGACTGGCGGCCCACGGCGGCGACGGGGTGACCGACTCGGTCACGGCGCGGCTGCGGGCCCTGTACCGCGACGCCGCGTTCATGCCCACCCTGGCCCACCGCCTGGACCGCGACACCTCGGGGCTGCTCCTGGCGGCCAAGAGCTACGAGGCCCTGCGCGAACTCAACGATCTCTTCGCGTCCAACGGCGTGGCCAAGGTCTACCTGGCCTGGGTCGAGGGACGGTGGGACGAACCGGACGGCGCCCTGCTGGAAGACGTCATGAAGAAACGCGGCGCGCCGGGCCATGAAAAGGTCCGCACCGGGTCGGGCAAGACGGCGCTGGCGCGGGTCAGTGCGCTGACAGTGGGCCGGGAACGGTCGCTGCTGGCCGTGCGCCTGCTCACCGGCCGCACCCACCAGATCCGAGTGCAACTGGCCTCGCGCGGGCACCCGGTGGCCGGAGACAGAAAGTATGGCGAGGACGGGCAGCGCGCGTCGCGCACGAACATGCGCCTGCACTGCTACGCACTGCGCGCCGGGGAACGGACCATCAGCCTGAAACCGGCCTGGACCGGCGGCTGGGAGGTTGACCGGGAGGCATTGCGGGAGGCGTTGGGCCTGCTCTTCGACTGA
- a CDS encoding BON domain-containing protein, whose amino-acid sequence MHHKKLIFSILTLLAVGLFANGCTVYDVAVEERNVGEYASDEKIAFLIEKDFLADDLVKYMDFDASSYEGLVYIVGEYESRAQVDRAVQIAKAVDGVRSVTTYLLPKKADDTCGTTDNLELYAKVKNLLVQDKDIWSTNVEIKTVQCNVVLLGIVGSSAERDKIIRHAKSVSGARSVKSFLRIKRG is encoded by the coding sequence ATGCACCATAAAAAACTTATATTTTCCATCCTTACACTCCTGGCGGTGGGCCTGTTCGCCAACGGCTGCACGGTCTACGACGTGGCCGTTGAGGAGCGCAACGTGGGCGAATACGCCAGCGACGAAAAGATCGCCTTCCTCATCGAGAAGGACTTTCTGGCCGACGACCTGGTCAAGTACATGGACTTCGACGCGTCCAGCTACGAGGGGCTGGTCTACATCGTGGGCGAGTACGAGTCCCGCGCCCAGGTGGACCGGGCCGTCCAGATCGCCAAGGCCGTGGACGGCGTGCGCTCGGTGACCACCTACCTGCTGCCCAAGAAGGCCGACGACACGTGCGGCACCACGGACAACCTGGAGCTCTACGCCAAGGTCAAGAACCTGCTCGTGCAGGACAAGGACATCTGGTCCACCAACGTGGAGATCAAGACCGTGCAGTGCAACGTGGTCCTGCTGGGCATCGTCGGCTCCTCGGCCGAACGGGACAAGATCATCCGTCACGCCAAGTCCGTTTCCGGCGCGCGTTCGGTCAAGTCCTTCCTGCGGATCAAACGCGGCTAG
- a CDS encoding TRAP transporter small permease, whose translation MMHFLDRASEWTARALAVLAGIFLVSMMLLACANMVLRAVWVPVQGTFELMGFLGAVVAAFSLAFAQRRKAHIAVGILLARFPAWFRRLADASTNALSCGFFLLAGVETWKWAAFLVQTGEVSETLQIVYHPFVFASAAGCIALAFVLAVDTLKALIQAKVA comes from the coding sequence ATGATGCATTTCCTTGATCGGGCCAGCGAGTGGACCGCCCGGGCGCTGGCCGTGCTGGCAGGCATATTTCTCGTCTCCATGATGCTGCTGGCCTGCGCCAACATGGTCCTGCGCGCGGTCTGGGTGCCGGTCCAGGGCACCTTCGAACTCATGGGATTCCTCGGCGCGGTGGTGGCCGCCTTTTCCCTGGCGTTCGCCCAGCGGCGCAAGGCGCACATCGCCGTGGGCATCCTGCTGGCGCGCTTCCCGGCCTGGTTCCGCAGGCTGGCCGACGCGTCCACCAACGCGCTGTCCTGCGGCTTCTTCCTGCTGGCGGGCGTCGAGACCTGGAAATGGGCGGCCTTTCTGGTCCAGACCGGCGAGGTCTCCGAGACCCTGCAGATCGTCTACCATCCCTTCGTCTTCGCCTCGGCCGCCGGATGCATCGCCCTGGCCTTCGTCCTGGCCGTGGACACGCTCAAGGCCCTGATCCAGGCAAAGGTGGCGTGA
- a CDS encoding 4Fe-4S binding protein yields MKTVTMRAEINQDTCIGCGICSKVCPTLAVTVEERKAEVNPDRCLACGNCHQRCPVEAVTLVRLKEPFTVGTVVRDEDREKVEEICIKAGFNPSQIVCYCTATRAEEVAAAIIQGANTPEEISFRTGLRMGCSVECIQPALRLLDAAGIVPTPPEGGWQWYGKTATLQDIPEDIKKKYNHRGFYFDSDLALFTEVAESKRR; encoded by the coding sequence ATGAAAACGGTAACCATGCGAGCCGAAATCAACCAGGACACCTGCATCGGCTGCGGCATCTGCAGCAAGGTATGTCCGACTCTGGCCGTGACCGTGGAAGAGCGCAAGGCCGAGGTGAACCCCGACCGTTGCCTGGCCTGCGGCAACTGCCACCAGCGGTGTCCCGTGGAAGCGGTGACGCTCGTCCGTCTCAAGGAGCCCTTTACGGTCGGCACGGTCGTTCGGGACGAAGACCGGGAAAAAGTGGAGGAGATCTGCATCAAGGCGGGCTTCAACCCGAGCCAGATCGTCTGCTACTGTACGGCCACCCGCGCCGAGGAAGTGGCCGCCGCCATCATCCAGGGCGCGAACACCCCGGAGGAGATCTCCTTCCGCACCGGGCTGAGGATGGGCTGTTCCGTCGAGTGCATTCAGCCGGCGCTCCGCCTCCTCGATGCCGCGGGCATCGTGCCTACCCCGCCCGAAGGCGGCTGGCAGTGGTACGGCAAGACCGCGACCCTCCAGGATATCCCCGAAGACATCAAAAAGAAATACAACCATCGCGGCTTCTATTTCGACAGCGACCTCGCGCTGTTCACCGAAGTCGCCGAGTCCAAAAGGAGATAG
- a CDS encoding intermembrane phospholipid transport protein YdbH family protein gives MAKSHGKTILKWTVLVAPWLLAAVLAAGWWLTVWTPGYLERLVPRLAADMGLRLTEFHVRSAGLFSADIGPVRLGDGADALTLANVHVSYTPASLRAGRVDAVRLDGLHLACSYDGERFRLPVLDMLPASGGGEGTAEGSTVPMPPLSRLTLRGAVLDCEIMGRTVSVPVNAEISPGEAVSFIAELTPRDQIVRVEGTLSPTLDDLSFTVTADALRVGAFSDFLPVPLEGTAAVAATGKVNLADPANAMADFSLALSGCDLRALGVELAEGAVVGIKGRFEEREIRFSMDRVELAEPYPASLDIPAGRLGGNELSAQFSVAGAGVEMGGRFDAARREDGGLWDVSFTAANPDKLTVRAAGRTLRLNGFIFSLHGTANAESADVVLNCGTRGTGLAGSGFSSGPMRLTLPLQWPAPKANRQGDIRVSGLRLDQRKLGNVRARVRQEGTDLAFGGTLHTELLPGLRVPFSGRSSMVRNESDVSFKVAGYALPEGFDPATLAPALKGVGLTGTLRADGGVTVDERGVNSRLGVFLTHGRLTMNEGSTVVDGIDLAYYTPDLLTLRSAPAQTLSFDSLTAGDIALTKGRVVYQLESMGSILVEQAGFDWCGGHVSSRAFRIEPESNEYAVTLFCSELKLSEILEQLGLAKAEGEAALSGELPVTWKDGKISFNSGFLHSTPGEGGTIRVEAMQDLVDSIPEGTPERGQLELAREAVRDFNYKWVRIKADTVGEDLLVRLSLDGKPASTLPFVYKREFGGFIRVTGDVKGSNFQGLRLDVNFSVPLDRILLYKDITRMIE, from the coding sequence ATGGCGAAATCCCATGGCAAAACAATCCTGAAATGGACCGTGTTGGTCGCGCCGTGGCTGCTGGCGGCGGTCTTGGCCGCGGGCTGGTGGCTGACGGTCTGGACGCCGGGGTATCTGGAGCGGCTGGTGCCGAGGCTGGCGGCGGACATGGGGCTGCGCCTGACCGAGTTTCATGTGCGCAGCGCCGGGTTGTTTTCGGCGGACATCGGGCCGGTGCGGCTGGGGGACGGGGCGGACGCGCTGACGCTGGCCAACGTGCACGTCAGCTACACCCCGGCCTCGCTCAGGGCCGGGCGGGTCGACGCGGTCCGGCTGGACGGGCTGCATCTGGCCTGCTCCTATGACGGCGAACGGTTCCGGCTGCCGGTGCTGGACATGCTGCCCGCGTCCGGGGGCGGCGAAGGAACGGCGGAAGGCTCAACCGTTCCGATGCCGCCGCTGAGCAGACTGACCCTGCGCGGCGCGGTCCTGGACTGCGAGATCATGGGCCGGACCGTGTCCGTGCCCGTCAATGCCGAGATCTCGCCGGGCGAGGCCGTGTCGTTCATAGCCGAACTGACACCGCGCGACCAGATTGTGCGCGTTGAGGGGACCCTGAGCCCGACCCTGGACGATCTGTCGTTCACGGTCACGGCGGACGCGCTCAGGGTGGGCGCGTTCAGCGACTTCCTGCCCGTGCCGCTGGAGGGGACCGCCGCCGTGGCGGCCACCGGCAAGGTGAACCTGGCCGATCCGGCGAACGCAATGGCCGATTTTTCCCTGGCCCTGTCCGGATGCGATCTGCGCGCCCTGGGCGTGGAGCTGGCCGAGGGCGCGGTCGTCGGGATCAAAGGGCGGTTCGAGGAACGGGAAATCCGCTTCTCCATGGACCGCGTGGAGTTGGCCGAGCCGTATCCGGCCTCATTGGATATTCCGGCGGGCAGACTCGGCGGAAACGAATTGTCCGCGCAGTTCTCGGTGGCCGGGGCCGGAGTGGAGATGGGCGGCCGATTCGACGCCGCGCGCAGGGAGGACGGCGGCCTGTGGGACGTGTCCTTCACTGCGGCCAACCCGGACAAATTGACGGTCAGGGCGGCGGGCCGGACCCTCCGGCTCAACGGCTTCATCTTTTCCCTGCACGGCACGGCAAACGCGGAATCGGCGGACGTGGTCCTGAACTGCGGCACCCGGGGGACGGGGCTGGCGGGCAGCGGTTTTTCCTCGGGGCCCATGCGGCTGACCCTGCCGCTCCAATGGCCCGCGCCCAAGGCGAACCGGCAAGGGGACATACGTGTATCCGGGCTCAGGCTGGACCAGCGCAAGCTCGGCAACGTCCGGGCCCGGGTGCGCCAGGAGGGCACGGACCTGGCCTTTGGCGGGACCCTGCATACCGAATTGCTGCCCGGCCTGCGGGTGCCCTTTTCCGGGCGGTCCTCCATGGTCCGCAACGAGTCGGACGTGTCCTTCAAGGTGGCCGGTTACGCCCTGCCCGAGGGATTCGACCCGGCCACGCTCGCGCCCGCGCTCAAGGGCGTGGGGCTTACCGGCACGCTGCGCGCGGACGGCGGCGTCACGGTGGACGAGCGCGGCGTGAACAGCCGGTTGGGGGTCTTCCTGACCCATGGCAGGCTGACCATGAACGAGGGAAGCACGGTCGTTGACGGCATCGACCTGGCCTACTACACCCCGGACCTGCTCACCCTGCGCAGCGCCCCGGCCCAGACCCTGTCCTTCGACTCGCTGACGGCGGGCGACATCGCCCTGACCAAAGGGCGGGTGGTGTACCAGCTGGAATCCATGGGCTCCATCCTGGTGGAGCAGGCCGGGTTCGACTGGTGCGGCGGGCACGTGTCCAGCCGGGCCTTCCGCATCGAGCCCGAGTCCAACGAGTACGCGGTCACCCTGTTCTGCTCCGAACTGAAACTCTCGGAGATTCTGGAGCAGCTCGGGCTGGCCAAGGCCGAGGGCGAGGCGGCGTTGTCGGGCGAGCTGCCCGTGACCTGGAAGGACGGGAAAATTTCGTTCAACAGCGGATTTTTGCACTCCACGCCGGGCGAGGGCGGAACCATCCGGGTGGAGGCCATGCAGGACCTGGTGGACTCCATCCCCGAGGGCACGCCCGAGCGCGGCCAGCTGGAACTGGCCCGGGAGGCGGTCCGGGACTTCAACTACAAATGGGTGCGCATCAAGGCGGACACCGTGGGCGAGGACCTGCTGGTGCGTCTTTCCCTGGACGGCAAGCCCGCCTCGACCCTGCCCTTCGTCTACAAGCGGGAGTTCGGCGGATTCATCCGCGTGACCGGCGACGTCAAGGGCTCCAACTTCCAGGGGCTGCGCCTGGACGTGAATTTCAGCGTACCGCTGGACCGGATTTTGCTGTATAAAGACATCACACGCATGATCGAATAG
- a CDS encoding C40 family peptidase, with translation MRHRTSGRLPALGLAACALLLCACAATSPVQPPPPEISARPAPAAPKAVKVIRLARSLVGTPYKWGGYSPKTGFDCSGFIWYVYHQNGVDLPRLSWQQLGSGRPVQRADIRPGDLVFHQVDKNGKSLHVGIVTERGTFVHSPSSGSRVMESSLNSPFWEEHYLSARRVL, from the coding sequence ATGCGGCACCGGACAAGCGGACGACTCCCCGCGCTCGGGCTCGCGGCCTGCGCGCTCCTGCTCTGCGCCTGCGCCGCGACCTCGCCGGTCCAGCCGCCACCGCCCGAAATCTCGGCCCGGCCCGCGCCCGCCGCGCCCAAGGCCGTCAAGGTCATCCGGCTGGCCCGCTCGCTCGTCGGCACCCCGTACAAGTGGGGCGGCTACTCGCCCAAAACCGGCTTCGACTGCTCCGGATTCATCTGGTACGTCTACCACCAAAACGGGGTGGACCTGCCGCGCCTCTCCTGGCAACAACTCGGCTCGGGCCGCCCGGTCCAGCGCGCAGACATCCGGCCCGGCGACCTGGTCTTCCATCAGGTGGACAAGAACGGCAAATCACTGCACGTGGGCATCGTCACCGAACGCGGCACCTTCGTGCACTCCCCCAGTTCCGGCAGCCGGGTCATGGAATCGAGCCTCAACTCGCCCTTCTGGGAAGAGCACTATCTGAGCGCGCGCCGCGTGCTCTAG
- a CDS encoding YnbE family lipoprotein, whose translation MKHCLAATACLLLLFASGCSTSHRVEVAPVEVKPIHITIDVNVRVDRALDDFFSDVDEAPAAPEATNAQ comes from the coding sequence ATGAAACATTGTTTAGCCGCGACAGCCTGCCTCCTGCTGCTCTTCGCCTCGGGCTGTTCCACCAGCCACAGGGTGGAGGTGGCCCCGGTGGAGGTCAAGCCCATCCACATCACCATCGACGTGAACGTCCGGGTAGACCGGGCACTGGACGATTTCTTCTCCGACGTCGACGAAGCTCCAGCCGCACCGGAGGCGACCAATGCGCAATAA
- a CDS encoding TRAP transporter substrate-binding protein — MRKTMTALALSLALTCLAAASALAGTTVTYANFPPAKTFPCVQMERWKTEVEKRTGGALDIQTFPGSTLLGAKNMLRGVQTGQADIGCISIAYYPGVFPLMSAVNLPVAFTSTEAASLTMWDLFQKYRPEEFKDVKVLTMFTSAPSQIMSKEPVKTLADLRGMELRASGTILRVLGGLGAQGVGMPMSETPEALQKGVVKGLVSSFDVLKDFNFADICRHETITNLPVYPFAVIMNKARWESLPADVKEVLDDLGREQAQWTGQYLDQHIDDSLNWSREKYQVEVHKLTPAEHAELRKLGQPLVDDWKEECAKAGVDADAVLKDLLEYQAKYESL; from the coding sequence ATGCGAAAAACGATGACCGCGCTGGCCCTGAGCCTGGCCCTGACCTGCCTCGCGGCGGCCTCGGCCCTGGCCGGGACCACGGTGACCTACGCCAACTTCCCGCCCGCCAAGACCTTCCCCTGCGTCCAGATGGAGCGCTGGAAGACCGAGGTCGAGAAACGCACAGGCGGGGCGCTGGACATCCAGACCTTCCCCGGTTCCACCCTGCTCGGGGCCAAGAACATGCTGCGCGGCGTGCAGACCGGGCAGGCCGATATCGGCTGCATCTCCATCGCCTACTATCCCGGGGTGTTCCCGCTCATGTCCGCGGTCAACCTGCCCGTGGCCTTCACCTCCACCGAGGCGGCCAGCCTGACCATGTGGGACCTCTTCCAGAAGTACCGGCCCGAGGAGTTCAAGGACGTCAAGGTCCTGACCATGTTCACCTCGGCCCCGTCCCAGATCATGAGCAAGGAGCCGGTCAAGACCCTGGCCGACCTCCGAGGCATGGAGCTGCGCGCCTCGGGCACCATCCTGCGCGTGCTCGGCGGCCTGGGCGCCCAGGGCGTGGGCATGCCCATGTCCGAGACCCCCGAAGCCCTGCAAAAGGGCGTGGTCAAGGGGCTGGTCTCCTCCTTCGACGTGCTCAAGGACTTCAACTTCGCGGACATCTGCCGCCACGAGACCATCACCAACCTGCCGGTCTACCCCTTTGCCGTGATCATGAACAAGGCCAGGTGGGAGTCCCTGCCCGCCGACGTCAAGGAGGTCCTCGACGACCTCGGCCGCGAGCAGGCCCAGTGGACCGGCCAGTACCTGGACCAGCATATCGACGATTCCCTGAACTGGTCGCGGGAGAAATACCAGGTGGAGGTCCACAAGCTGACCCCGGCCGAGCACGCCGAGCTCAGGAAGCTGGGCCAGCCCCTGGTGGACGACTGGAAGGAAGAGTGCGCCAAGGCAGGCGTCGACGCCGACGCCGTGCTCAAGGACCTGCTCGAGTACCAGGCCAAATACGAATCCCTCTAA